In Actinoplanes derwentensis, the following proteins share a genomic window:
- a CDS encoding YggS family pyridoxal phosphate-dependent enzyme: MTDTGRRAELAASLERVRERIARACVAAGRPPDAVTLTAVTKTYPASDVLLLAGLGVTDVAENRDQEASVKTDVVRAEGVRLRWHFVGQLQRNKAKSVAGYADVIESVDSVRLAEALSRAAAGREVPIEVLLQVSLDSDPARGGVSGDDLWRVSDAVTSSEGLRLGGLMAVAPLGADPRPAFARLQVLAGQMALRYPGADTVSAGMSGDLEAAVEYGATHVRIGTSLLGMRNSLR, translated from the coding sequence TTGACCGACACCGGACGGCGCGCTGAGCTCGCCGCCTCTCTCGAGCGGGTGCGTGAACGCATCGCGCGTGCCTGTGTGGCGGCCGGACGGCCGCCGGACGCGGTCACCCTGACCGCGGTGACGAAGACCTACCCGGCGAGCGACGTCCTGTTGCTCGCCGGGCTCGGTGTCACGGACGTGGCGGAGAACCGGGACCAGGAGGCGTCCGTCAAGACGGACGTGGTGCGCGCCGAGGGGGTGCGGCTGCGCTGGCACTTCGTCGGGCAGTTGCAGCGCAACAAGGCGAAATCGGTCGCCGGGTACGCCGATGTGATCGAGTCGGTCGATTCGGTGCGCCTGGCCGAGGCGCTGAGCCGGGCCGCCGCCGGCCGCGAGGTCCCGATCGAGGTGCTCCTGCAGGTGAGTCTCGACAGTGATCCGGCACGCGGGGGTGTGTCCGGAGATGATCTCTGGCGGGTATCCGACGCGGTGACCTCATCGGAGGGTCTGCGCCTGGGCGGGCTGATGGCCGTCGCGCCGCTCGGTGCCGATCCCCGCCCGGCGTTCGCGCGCCTGCAGGTCCTGGCTGGTCAGATGGCCCTTCGGTACCCCGGTGCGGACACCGTTTCGGCGGGGATGAGCGGCGACCTGGAGGCCGCTGTCGAGTACGGGGCGACACACGTACGGATCGGTACATCTTTACTCGGGATGCGAAACTCGCTGCGGTAG
- the ftsZ gene encoding cell division protein FtsZ has translation MTPPHNYLAVIKVVGIGGGGVNAVNRMIEVGLKGVEFIAINTDAQALLMSDADVKLDVGRELTRGLGAGAQPEVGKNAAEDHRDEIEEVLKGADMVFVTCGEGGGTGTGGAPVVANIARKLGALTIGVVTRPFNFEGKRRQVQAEAGIDELRNQCDTLIVIPNDRLLALGDRGISMMDAFRQADQVLLSGVQGITDLITTPGLINLDFADVKSVMSNAGSALMGIGSARGDNRAVEAAEKAISSPLLEQSMDGARGVLLSIAGGSDLGLFEINDAAQLVTDAAHPDANIIFGAVIDDALGDEVRVTVIAAGFDGGTPSYKPAETVRSKVPSPSTGGASLPPVPPPVTAPPATTTPPPRTRVLFDDVDVPDFLKNGS, from the coding sequence ATGACACCTCCGCACAACTATCTTGCGGTCATCAAGGTCGTCGGCATCGGTGGTGGCGGCGTGAACGCCGTCAACCGCATGATCGAAGTTGGGCTCAAAGGCGTGGAGTTCATCGCGATCAACACCGATGCCCAGGCGCTGTTGATGAGCGACGCCGACGTCAAACTGGACGTCGGCCGAGAACTCACCCGTGGCTTGGGCGCAGGCGCCCAGCCCGAAGTAGGCAAGAACGCCGCCGAGGACCACCGGGACGAGATCGAGGAGGTCCTCAAGGGGGCCGACATGGTCTTCGTCACGTGTGGCGAGGGCGGTGGCACCGGCACCGGTGGCGCGCCGGTGGTCGCCAACATCGCCCGCAAGCTGGGCGCGCTGACCATCGGTGTGGTGACGCGGCCCTTCAACTTCGAGGGCAAGCGGCGTCAGGTGCAGGCCGAGGCCGGCATCGACGAACTGCGCAACCAGTGCGACACCCTGATCGTGATCCCGAACGACCGGCTGCTCGCCCTCGGCGACCGCGGCATCAGCATGATGGACGCGTTCCGCCAGGCCGACCAGGTGCTGCTCTCCGGCGTTCAGGGCATCACCGACCTGATCACCACCCCGGGTCTGATCAACCTGGACTTCGCCGACGTGAAGAGCGTCATGAGCAACGCCGGCAGTGCCCTGATGGGCATCGGCAGCGCCCGTGGCGACAACCGCGCCGTGGAGGCCGCCGAGAAGGCGATCTCCAGCCCGCTGCTGGAGCAGAGCATGGACGGCGCCCGCGGCGTCCTGCTCTCCATCGCCGGCGGGTCGGATCTGGGCCTCTTCGAGATCAACGACGCCGCACAGCTCGTGACCGATGCGGCCCATCCGGACGCGAACATCATCTTCGGTGCGGTCATCGACGACGCTCTCGGTGACGAGGTGCGGGTCACGGTGATCGCGGCGGGCTTCGACGGGGGCACACCCTCCTACAAGCCGGCCGAGACGGTCCGCAGCAAGGTTCCGTCGCCGTCCACCGGGGGCGCCAGTCTGCCGCCGGTGCCGCCGCCGGTCACCGCGCCGCCGGCGACGACCACGCCGCCGCCCCGGACCCGGGTGCTCTTCGACGACGTGGACGTGCCGGACTTCCTGAAGAACGGGTCCTGA